One Streptomyces sp. V4I8 genomic window carries:
- a CDS encoding transglycosylase domain-containing protein — protein MSEHRRKPPQPQGGGRAAARRGQAGSSSGRRAAPRGATGSPSDSYGSGPSGSEGEERPYGGRAEARRAAQRSGGSRRRAAEPGGGRRAAPGGPNGPGRGRGRAAPPPKKRFIDYPRAGKYGAARWVPSWRLITGIFLAFMGGLVTAAGIGYAMVGIPNEQDTALAQNNVFYWSNGKQMASTGGQTNRQLVSNAEIPKEMKNAVVSAENASFYEDSGIDPAGIGRALLNMARGGETQGGSTITQQFVKNTYLSQEQTLSRKFKELFISIKVGQKLSKDEILAGYLNTAYYGRNSYGIQAAAQAYFGVDAKELSTEQCAFLAAVLKGPNFYNPDGGVGANASAEANTKRAKERWSWILDRMVEVGRMTPAERAKVGGFPTFKRQSSNLSGQSGYLIDIAKEYVAKKAGLSPEDLEKGGYRIYTTFDKQKVNELAAAVEKTQKSFLDPKKREKDKYVQFGGASVDPKTGAIVALYGGEGYNKGHYSNNANTLGVPVGSTWKPIVLAAAMKYGTYETNGKPLSPLAKYNGNDLLEIKDQNGDPIMGNDGKPFRQKNEGETAWGDVTLRKAMEQSINSPFAQLGIDVGLSRTQEMAKDMGISEAFFDKANMKNVSFSLGTSTPSAIRMADAYGSFANDGKHYEPYSVTEVIHDGKPLEGFEKPERQNAMEPNVAANVTDVLENVVQNGTGKKVADIGFPVAGKTGTTDENKSAWFVGYTRELSTAVTLFRTDPAKGKLLSMNGTGGVTSIHGGDIPAQVWKDYMVEAMKGVTPERFPEAEPIGEIINDTPTPSAIPTPTETEEESPSPTPTPSETLPSPTPTPTSTCDEFDWQCNNANGGQNGGSGGDTTASPTPTETETDNSGGNANGNGGIFGGSSG, from the coding sequence ATGAGCGAGCACCGTCGCAAACCGCCGCAGCCGCAGGGAGGCGGACGTGCCGCGGCCCGACGCGGCCAGGCCGGCTCGTCCTCCGGCCGCCGAGCGGCACCGCGAGGCGCCACCGGATCTCCTTCCGACTCGTACGGGTCGGGTCCCAGCGGTTCGGAAGGCGAGGAACGTCCGTACGGAGGACGCGCCGAGGCACGGCGCGCTGCCCAGAGAAGCGGGGGCAGTCGCCGTAGAGCGGCCGAACCGGGCGGGGGCCGCCGTGCCGCTCCCGGCGGGCCGAACGGGCCCGGGCGCGGCAGAGGCCGTGCGGCCCCGCCCCCCAAGAAGCGGTTCATCGACTATCCCCGCGCGGGCAAGTACGGCGCGGCGCGGTGGGTGCCGTCGTGGCGGCTCATCACGGGGATCTTCCTCGCTTTCATGGGCGGTCTGGTCACTGCTGCGGGCATCGGGTACGCCATGGTGGGGATCCCCAATGAGCAGGACACGGCCCTGGCGCAGAACAACGTCTTCTACTGGTCCAACGGCAAGCAGATGGCGTCGACCGGCGGTCAGACGAACCGCCAGCTCGTGAGCAACGCGGAGATCCCGAAGGAGATGAAGAACGCGGTCGTCTCCGCCGAGAACGCGTCCTTCTACGAGGACAGCGGCATCGATCCGGCGGGTATCGGACGGGCCCTGCTCAACATGGCGCGGGGCGGCGAGACGCAGGGCGGCTCGACCATCACCCAGCAGTTCGTGAAGAACACCTACCTGAGCCAGGAACAGACGCTCTCCCGCAAGTTCAAGGAACTGTTCATCTCCATCAAGGTCGGCCAGAAGCTGTCCAAGGACGAGATCCTCGCGGGTTACCTCAACACCGCCTACTACGGCCGTAACTCCTACGGAATCCAGGCTGCGGCCCAGGCTTACTTCGGCGTGGACGCCAAGGAGCTCAGCACCGAGCAGTGCGCCTTCCTCGCCGCCGTGCTGAAGGGGCCGAACTTCTACAACCCTGACGGCGGTGTGGGAGCAAACGCCTCGGCGGAGGCAAACACCAAGCGGGCCAAGGAACGCTGGTCGTGGATCCTGGACCGCATGGTCGAGGTGGGGCGTATGACGCCGGCCGAGCGCGCAAAGGTCGGCGGATTCCCCACGTTCAAGAGGCAGAGCTCGAACCTGTCCGGTCAGTCCGGTTATCTCATCGACATCGCCAAGGAGTACGTCGCCAAGAAGGCGGGGCTGTCCCCCGAGGACCTGGAGAAGGGCGGCTACCGCATCTACACGACCTTCGACAAGCAGAAGGTCAACGAGCTGGCGGCGGCCGTCGAGAAGACACAGAAGAGCTTCCTCGACCCCAAGAAGCGCGAGAAGGACAAGTACGTCCAGTTCGGCGGTGCGTCGGTCGACCCCAAGACCGGAGCGATCGTCGCACTGTACGGCGGCGAGGGCTACAACAAGGGGCACTACTCCAACAACGCCAACACGCTGGGTGTGCCGGTCGGATCGACCTGGAAGCCCATCGTGCTGGCCGCCGCGATGAAGTACGGGACCTACGAGACCAACGGAAAGCCGCTCTCGCCGTTGGCCAAGTACAACGGCAATGACCTCCTGGAGATCAAGGACCAGAACGGCGACCCGATCATGGGCAATGACGGAAAGCCGTTCCGCCAGAAGAACGAGGGCGAAACAGCCTGGGGCGACGTGACGCTCCGGAAGGCCATGGAGCAGTCGATCAACAGCCCGTTCGCGCAGCTGGGTATCGACGTAGGCCTGTCCAGGACTCAGGAGATGGCCAAGGACATGGGCATCTCAGAGGCCTTCTTCGACAAGGCCAACATGAAGAACGTGTCCTTCTCGCTCGGTACGTCGACCCCGAGCGCCATCCGGATGGCGGACGCCTACGGGAGCTTCGCCAACGACGGCAAGCACTACGAGCCGTACTCCGTCACCGAGGTGATCCATGACGGCAAGCCGCTCGAGGGGTTCGAGAAGCCCGAGCGGCAGAACGCCATGGAGCCGAACGTCGCGGCCAACGTGACGGACGTCCTGGAGAACGTCGTCCAGAACGGCACCGGCAAGAAGGTCGCGGACATCGGTTTCCCGGTGGCCGGCAAGACGGGTACGACCGACGAGAACAAGTCGGCGTGGTTCGTCGGCTACACCAGGGAACTGTCCACGGCCGTGACGCTGTTCCGCACGGACCCCGCCAAGGGCAAGCTGCTCTCCATGAACGGCACGGGTGGCGTGACGTCCATCCACGGTGGTGACATCCCGGCGCAGGTCTGGAAGGACTACATGGTCGAGGCCATGAAGGGAGTCACTCCCGAGCGCTTCCCCGAGGCCGAGCCCATCGGCGAGATCATCAACGACACTCCGACCCCGAGCGCGATTCCGACTCCCACGGAGACTGAGGAGGAGAGCCCGAGCCCAACGCCGACGCCCTCCGAGACGCTGCCTTCGCCGACCCCGACGCCGACCTCGACCTGTGACGAGTTCGACTGGCAGTGCAACAACGCCAACGGCGGACAGAACGGCGGCTCGGGCGGGGATACGACCGCGTCACCGACGCCCACGGAGACGGAGACGGACAACTCCGGAGGTAATGCCAACGGCAACGGAGGCATCTTCGGCGGCTCGTCAGGCTAG
- a CDS encoding PadR family transcriptional regulator, whose protein sequence is MSRRSGILEFAVLGLLRESPMHGYELRKRLNTSLGVFRAFSYGTLYPCLKTLVANGWLIEEPGNTAEDALAAPLAGRRAKIVYRLTAEGKEHFEELLSQTGPDAYEDEHFAARFAFFGRTPQDVRMRVLEGRRSRLEERLEKMSASLARTRERLDDYTLELQRHGMESVEREVRWLNELIESERAGRDLKGSASGGSAQQDTTSGEPGDLPRPGGTPGTDSPGDTAT, encoded by the coding sequence ATGAGCCGACGTTCCGGGATCCTCGAGTTCGCCGTACTCGGACTGCTCCGCGAATCCCCGATGCACGGCTACGAGCTGCGCAAACGACTCAATACGTCGCTGGGCGTGTTCCGTGCGTTCAGCTACGGCACGCTCTATCCCTGCCTGAAGACGCTGGTCGCCAACGGCTGGTTGATCGAGGAACCGGGGAACACCGCCGAGGACGCCCTCGCCGCACCACTCGCGGGGCGTCGCGCCAAGATCGTCTACCGGTTGACGGCAGAAGGTAAGGAGCACTTCGAGGAACTGCTCTCGCAGACCGGCCCTGACGCGTACGAGGACGAGCACTTCGCTGCCCGATTTGCCTTCTTCGGACGCACACCACAGGACGTGCGCATGCGCGTTCTGGAGGGCCGTCGCAGCCGGCTGGAGGAGCGCCTGGAGAAGATGAGCGCCTCTCTCGCCCGCACGCGGGAGCGCCTCGACGACTACACGCTTGAGCTCCAGCGCCACGGGATGGAGTCCGTGGAGCGCGAAGTGCGCTGGCTGAACGAGCTCATCGAGAGCGAGCGGGCCGGGCGGGACCTGAAGGGTTCCGCTTCCGGGGGATCCGCTCAGCAGGACACCACATCTGGAGAGCCGGGCGATCTGCCCCGTCCCGGGGGTACCCCCGGGACGGATTCGCCCGGCGACACCGCCACGTGA
- a CDS encoding inositol-3-phosphate synthase yields MGSVRVAVVGVGNCAASLVQGVEYYKDADPASKVPGLMHVQFGEYHVRDVEFVAAFDVDAKKVGLDLADAIGASENNTIKICDVPRSGVTVQRGHTLDGLGKYYRETIEESAEAPVDIVQVLKDKQVDVLVCYLPVGSEDAAKFYAQCAIDAKVAFVNALPVFIAGTKEWADKFTEAGVPIVGDDIKSQVGATITHRVMAKLFEDRGVVLDRTMQLNVGGNMDFKNMLERDRLESKKISKTQAVTSQIPDRELGEKNVHIGPSDYVAWLDDRKWAYVRLEGRAFGDVPLNLEYKLEVWDSPNSAGVIIDALRAAKIAKDRGIGGPILSASSYFMKSPPVQYFDDVARENVEKFIKGEVER; encoded by the coding sequence ATGGGTTCGGTTCGCGTAGCCGTCGTCGGCGTCGGCAACTGCGCCGCGTCGCTGGTTCAGGGAGTCGAGTACTACAAGGACGCCGACCCGGCGTCCAAGGTCCCCGGCCTGATGCACGTGCAGTTCGGCGAGTACCACGTCCGTGACGTCGAGTTCGTCGCCGCCTTCGATGTCGACGCGAAGAAGGTCGGCCTCGACCTCGCGGACGCCATCGGCGCCAGCGAGAACAACACCATCAAGATCTGCGACGTGCCGCGCTCCGGCGTGACCGTCCAGCGCGGCCACACCCTCGACGGCCTCGGCAAGTACTACCGCGAGACCATCGAGGAGTCCGCCGAGGCCCCGGTCGACATCGTCCAGGTCCTCAAGGACAAGCAGGTCGACGTCCTCGTCTGCTACCTGCCCGTGGGCTCCGAGGACGCGGCGAAGTTCTACGCCCAGTGCGCCATCGACGCCAAGGTCGCCTTCGTCAACGCTCTGCCGGTCTTCATCGCCGGTACGAAGGAGTGGGCTGACAAGTTCACCGAGGCGGGCGTCCCGATCGTCGGCGACGACATCAAGTCCCAGGTGGGTGCCACGATCACGCACCGCGTCATGGCGAAGCTGTTCGAGGACCGCGGTGTCGTCCTGGACCGCACGATGCAGCTGAACGTCGGCGGCAACATGGACTTCAAGAACATGCTCGAGCGCGACCGCCTGGAGTCCAAGAAGATCTCCAAGACGCAGGCCGTCACCTCGCAGATCCCCGACCGTGAGCTCGGCGAGAAGAACGTCCACATCGGCCCGTCCGACTACGTCGCCTGGCTCGACGACCGCAAGTGGGCCTACGTCCGCCTCGAGGGCCGCGCCTTCGGTGATGTCCCGCTGAACCTGGAGTACAAGCTCGAGGTCTGGGACTCCCCGAACTCCGCCGGCGTCATCATCGACGCCCTGCGCGCCGCGAAGATCGCCAAGGACCGCGGCATCGGCGGCCCGATCCTGTCGGCGTCGAGCTACTTCATGAAGTCCCCGCCAGTCCAGTACTTCGACGACGTGGCCCGCGAGAACGTCGAGAAGTTCATCAAGGGTGAGGTCGAGCGCTAA
- a CDS encoding MFS transporter, which produces MSVVRDLRVLLRFRNFRRLLVVRLLSQGADGVYQTALATYVVFSPEKQTSAAAIASAMAVLLLPYSLVGPFSGILLDRWRRRQVLLYGSLLRTVLASATAALIITDVPDWLFYVSALCVTAVNRFVLSGLSAALPRVVDEERLVIANSLSPTAGTLAAAAGAGLAFVVRLVAWDSDAAVVLLGASLYLCAGLASLRMSPDLLGPDRELVQPGLAAALSGTARDLAAGVRHLTTPPRREAAWALFTMTLMRFCYGALLVMLLMLCRYAFSSDADDGLALLGLALAISAAGFFAAAVATPWAAGRLGSGLWIAVCAGAAAVLVPALGLPFAATPMLVAAFVLGLTTQGAKIATDTIVQASVDDAFRGRIFSVYDVLFNVAFVGAAGVAALMLPPDGRSMPLVVTVAVIYAAVAGAMARFERRSVSHQ; this is translated from the coding sequence ATGTCCGTCGTACGCGACCTGCGGGTCCTGCTGCGCTTCCGGAACTTCCGGCGCCTGCTCGTCGTACGCCTGCTCTCGCAGGGCGCCGACGGCGTCTACCAGACCGCGCTCGCCACGTACGTCGTCTTCTCCCCGGAAAAACAGACCTCGGCAGCCGCGATCGCCTCCGCGATGGCGGTGCTGCTCCTGCCCTACTCCCTGGTGGGCCCCTTCTCCGGCATCCTCCTGGACCGCTGGCGCCGCCGCCAGGTTCTGCTGTACGGCAGCCTGTTGCGCACCGTGCTGGCCTCGGCGACGGCCGCCCTGATCATCACCGACGTCCCGGACTGGCTCTTCTACGTCTCCGCCCTGTGCGTCACCGCCGTCAACCGCTTCGTCCTGTCCGGCCTTTCCGCGGCACTGCCGCGCGTCGTCGACGAAGAGCGGCTCGTGATCGCCAACTCCCTGTCCCCGACCGCCGGAACGCTCGCCGCGGCCGCCGGTGCCGGCCTGGCCTTCGTCGTACGGCTGGTGGCCTGGGACTCCGATGCGGCCGTGGTGCTCCTGGGAGCCTCCCTGTACCTGTGCGCGGGACTGGCCTCACTGCGTATGTCCCCGGACCTGCTCGGCCCCGATCGCGAGTTGGTGCAGCCGGGGCTCGCGGCGGCCCTGTCCGGCACAGCGCGCGACCTGGCGGCGGGCGTACGCCATCTCACTACTCCGCCGCGCCGGGAAGCCGCCTGGGCGCTGTTCACTATGACCCTGATGCGCTTCTGCTACGGCGCCCTGCTGGTCATGCTGCTGATGCTCTGCCGGTACGCCTTCTCGTCGGACGCCGATGACGGACTCGCCTTGCTGGGGCTGGCGTTGGCGATCTCTGCCGCCGGCTTCTTCGCGGCGGCGGTGGCGACCCCTTGGGCTGCGGGACGGCTGGGCTCCGGCCTCTGGATCGCCGTGTGCGCGGGGGCGGCCGCGGTTCTGGTGCCCGCGCTCGGCCTTCCCTTCGCCGCAACTCCCATGCTGGTGGCGGCATTCGTCCTGGGCCTGACGACGCAGGGGGCGAAGATCGCGACGGACACGATCGTGCAGGCCTCGGTCGATGACGCCTTCCGTGGCCGGATCTTCTCCGTCTACGACGTGCTGTTCAACGTTGCCTTCGTCGGCGCCGCAGGTGTAGCCGCCCTGATGCTGCCGCCGGACGGCCGCTCGATGCCTCTGGTGGTCACAGTCGCCGTTATCTACGCGGCAGTTGCTGGGGCTATGGCCCGCTTTGAACGCCGCTCTGTGTCACATCAATGA
- a CDS encoding CCA tRNA nucleotidyltransferase: MPNANEDKPSALSQAQHRAVSELLRVAPVADDLARRFQEAGFSLALVGGSVRDALLGRLGNDLDFTTDARPEDVLKIVRPWADAVWEVGIAFGTVGAQKEARVGDADRCFQIEVTTYRSEAYDRTSRKPEVSYGDSIEEDLVRRDFTVNAMAVALPEKTFIDPHGGLEDLAERVLRTPGTPEESFSDDPLRMMRAARFAAQLDFEVASEVVAAMKDMSGRLEIVSAERVRDELNKLVLSAHPRKGLTLLVDTGLADHVLPELPALRLESDEHHRHKDVYEHTLIVLEQAMALEENGPDLTLRLAALLHDIGKPRTRRFEKDGRVSFHHHEVVGAKMTKKRMTALKYSNELVKDVSRLVELHLRFHGYGTGEWTDSAVRRYVRDAGPLLDRLHKLTRSDCTTRNKRKAAALSRAYDGLEERIAQLQEQEELDAIRPDLDGNQIMEILGVGPGPVIGTAYKHMLELRLENGPMVYDEAVAALKEWWAEQG, from the coding sequence GTGCCGAACGCCAACGAAGACAAGCCCAGCGCCCTGAGCCAGGCGCAGCACCGCGCGGTGAGCGAACTGCTGCGGGTTGCCCCTGTCGCCGACGACCTCGCCCGCCGTTTCCAGGAGGCTGGGTTCTCACTCGCCCTGGTCGGCGGGTCGGTCCGGGACGCGCTGCTCGGCCGGCTCGGCAACGACCTGGACTTCACGACCGACGCTCGTCCCGAGGACGTGTTGAAGATCGTGCGCCCGTGGGCGGACGCCGTGTGGGAGGTCGGTATCGCTTTCGGCACGGTCGGGGCGCAGAAGGAAGCCCGTGTCGGAGACGCTGATCGATGCTTCCAGATCGAGGTGACCACCTATCGGTCGGAGGCGTACGACCGGACCTCGCGCAAGCCCGAGGTGTCGTACGGCGACTCGATCGAGGAGGACCTCGTCCGGCGTGACTTCACCGTGAACGCGATGGCCGTCGCACTTCCGGAGAAGACGTTCATCGACCCGCACGGCGGTCTGGAGGACTTGGCGGAGCGCGTGCTGCGCACGCCGGGTACTCCCGAGGAGTCCTTCTCGGACGACCCGCTGCGCATGATGCGGGCGGCGCGCTTCGCGGCACAGCTCGACTTCGAGGTGGCTTCTGAGGTCGTCGCGGCCATGAAGGACATGTCCGGCCGCCTCGAGATCGTTTCGGCGGAGCGGGTGCGGGACGAGCTGAACAAGCTGGTCCTCTCCGCCCATCCGCGCAAGGGCCTGACCCTGCTGGTCGACACCGGGCTCGCCGACCACGTGCTGCCCGAGCTCCCGGCTCTGCGTCTGGAGAGTGACGAGCACCACCGCCACAAGGACGTCTACGAGCACACGCTGATCGTCCTGGAGCAGGCGATGGCGCTGGAGGAGAACGGCCCCGACCTGACCCTCAGGCTGGCCGCACTGCTGCACGACATCGGCAAGCCGCGCACCCGTCGCTTCGAGAAGGACGGCCGGGTCTCGTTCCACCACCACGAGGTGGTCGGCGCGAAGATGACGAAGAAGCGCATGACGGCGCTGAAGTACTCCAACGAGCTGGTGAAGGACGTCTCACGTCTGGTCGAGCTCCACCTGCGCTTCCACGGCTACGGCACTGGCGAGTGGACGGACTCGGCGGTTCGCCGCTATGTCCGTGACGCCGGCCCCCTCCTGGACCGCCTCCACAAGCTGACCCGCTCGGACTGCACCACGCGCAACAAGCGCAAGGCGGCCGCGCTGTCCCGCGCCTACGACGGCCTGGAGGAGCGGATCGCTCAACTCCAGGAACAGGAGGAACTGGACGCCATCCGCCCGGACCTCGACGGCAACCAGATCATGGAGATCCTGGGCGTCGGTCCCGGGCCGGTGATCGGCACCGCGTACAAGCACATGCTGGAGCTGCGGCTGGAGAACGGGCCGATGGTGTACGACGAGGCGGTCGCGGCGCTCAAGGAGTGGTGGGCCGAGCAAGGCTGA
- a CDS encoding DUF6049 family protein: MAEAADFQGMSPSPARRWMRRTGALLAGAPLLAGLLQLPAATPTHAAGQDSVKAASGSGTVAVAVDSLTPSVPSDGDTLTVSGTVTNKGKQAVTDAQVDLRLGAPMSTRSAIDTVSARTSFQEGLDGAPVGGKYVQEFSKLTPGVSQHFSISVPVDKLDLGEDGVYEFAVSLSGETAAQPWDQVLGIQRTFLPWQPDKAGTQTRTTVLWPLVSTSHMTAQTGSDESQTPVFRDDDLAKEISPGGRLQQLVSLGKELDVTWVIDPDLLASVDAMTESYRVQGEGDTSRPGGYRTVAAQWLAELQDAVQDKEVVALPFADPDLASLAHNGTNVTGSLNHLKEATDVAADTVDSILHVEPTTDFAWPVNGAVDPSIVKVATSAGADKVIARSDSLVETGGLTYTPSAARPIGGGTTAVVADARMSTAFQGDLTKASSSTLAVQSFLAQSLTLNLQTNKQRSIVVAPQRMPTTSQAQTMAEAVTALQGGTWSQSQDLTAAATAKPDSRATTKVPPASKYPSSLSKPQLPRSAFEQVATTQDKLDNFKVILTRQSRVVTPFGRALNREMSTSWRERSAEAADYRNAIEAYVDSLAGQVTLIDKSETKLSGRSATIPVTVQNNLVQGVDHLVLRLTSKSPRRLEIGGDAYHEQAVAVSGGHSQTVKFTTSAQANGQATVVAQLFTEDGQPYGAPVTFDVRVTEFTATVMLVIGGGFLLLVLAGFRMYTQRKRAAARAAEEDGSPETGETEAVPENPEGPEDRLTPEEVRREESDTGTRADAPEQPSDPTPDTAAESADPSGTGERVDR; the protein is encoded by the coding sequence GTGGCCGAGGCGGCAGACTTCCAGGGGATGAGTCCCTCACCTGCCCGCCGGTGGATGCGGCGCACCGGAGCACTGCTCGCCGGGGCGCCTCTGCTGGCCGGCCTGCTCCAGCTGCCCGCCGCCACTCCGACGCACGCGGCGGGGCAGGACTCCGTGAAGGCCGCTTCCGGCTCCGGCACGGTGGCTGTCGCTGTGGATTCGCTCACCCCTTCTGTCCCCAGTGACGGCGACACGCTGACCGTGTCCGGCACGGTGACCAACAAGGGCAAGCAAGCGGTCACGGACGCGCAGGTGGACCTGCGCCTGGGAGCGCCTATGAGCACCCGCTCGGCCATCGACACGGTCTCCGCGCGCACCAGCTTCCAGGAGGGCCTGGACGGAGCCCCGGTGGGCGGGAAGTACGTCCAGGAGTTCTCCAAGCTCACGCCAGGCGTCTCCCAGCACTTCAGCATCTCCGTACCGGTCGACAAGCTGGACCTGGGAGAGGACGGCGTCTACGAGTTCGCTGTCTCCCTGTCCGGCGAGACGGCCGCGCAGCCGTGGGACCAGGTGCTCGGCATCCAGCGGACGTTCCTTCCGTGGCAGCCTGACAAGGCCGGCACGCAGACCCGGACGACCGTTCTGTGGCCACTCGTCTCCACCTCGCACATGACCGCACAGACGGGGTCGGACGAGTCACAGACTCCGGTCTTCCGTGACGACGACCTCGCCAAGGAGATCTCCCCTGGCGGCCGACTGCAGCAGCTCGTGTCGCTGGGCAAGGAACTCGACGTCACGTGGGTGATCGACCCCGACCTGCTGGCCTCTGTGGACGCGATGACAGAGAGCTACCGCGTCCAGGGTGAGGGCGACACGAGCAGGCCGGGCGGCTATCGGACGGTCGCCGCGCAGTGGCTGGCGGAGCTGCAGGACGCGGTGCAGGACAAGGAAGTCGTCGCTCTGCCCTTCGCCGACCCCGATCTGGCCTCTCTGGCCCACAACGGCACGAACGTCACCGGCTCCCTGAACCACCTCAAGGAGGCCACCGACGTCGCCGCCGACACGGTCGACTCGATCCTCCACGTGGAGCCGACCACCGACTTCGCCTGGCCCGTGAACGGCGCCGTCGACCCGTCCATCGTCAAGGTCGCCACCTCCGCCGGCGCTGACAAGGTGATCGCCCGCAGCGACAGCCTGGTGGAGACCGGAGGCCTGACCTACACGCCCTCCGCGGCCCGCCCGATCGGCGGCGGCACGACGGCTGTCGTCGCGGACGCACGGATGTCGACGGCGTTCCAGGGCGATCTGACGAAGGCGTCGAGCTCGACGCTCGCCGTGCAGAGCTTCCTGGCCCAGAGCCTGACCCTCAACCTCCAGACGAACAAGCAACGCAGCATCGTCGTCGCCCCTCAGCGGATGCCGACGACGAGCCAGGCCCAGACCATGGCCGAAGCGGTCACAGCGCTCCAGGGCGGCACATGGTCCCAGTCCCAGGACCTCACGGCCGCTGCCACGGCCAAGCCGGACTCCCGCGCGACCACGAAGGTACCGCCGGCCTCCAAGTACCCCTCGTCGCTGAGCAAGCCGCAGCTGCCCCGATCGGCTTTCGAGCAGGTCGCCACCACGCAGGACAAGCTCGACAACTTCAAGGTGATCCTCACCCGGCAGTCCCGGGTCGTGACCCCCTTCGGGCGGGCCCTGAACCGCGAGATGTCCACGTCGTGGCGTGAGCGCTCCGCTGAGGCCGCGGACTACCGCAACGCCATCGAGGCCTACGTCGACTCGCTGGCCGGACAGGTCACGCTGATCGACAAGTCGGAGACCAAGCTCTCCGGCCGCAGTGCCACGATCCCCGTGACCGTGCAGAACAATCTCGTCCAGGGCGTCGATCACCTGGTACTGCGGCTGACCTCGAAGAGTCCGAGGCGTCTCGAGATCGGCGGCGATGCCTACCACGAACAGGCCGTCGCGGTCTCCGGCGGACACAGCCAGACCGTGAAGTTCACCACGTCGGCTCAAGCCAACGGTCAGGCCACGGTCGTCGCCCAGCTGTTCACGGAGGACGGCCAGCCCTATGGCGCACCCGTCACCTTCGACGTGAGGGTCACCGAGTTCACGGCCACCGTGATGCTGGTCATCGGTGGTGGTTTCCTTCTGCTCGTCCTCGCCGGGTTCCGTATGTACACGCAGCGCAAGCGCGCGGCGGCCCGCGCGGCCGAGGAGGACGGTTCCCCGGAGACAGGCGAAACCGAGGCCGTCCCGGAGAACCCGGAAGGCCCTGAGGACCGTCTCACGCCCGAGGAAGTCCGCAGGGAAGAGTCGGACACCGGTACCCGGGCAGACGCCCCGGAGCAGCCGAGTGACCCGACACCGGACACCGCAGCGGAAAGCGCCGACCCGTCCGGCACGGGTGAGAGAGTGGACCGTTGA